In the genome of Metabacillus litoralis, the window TGGGCTTGTATCGTAACATCTAGAGCAGTTGTAGGTTCGTCCGCGATTAAGACTTGCGGATTACAGGCCATCGCCATCGCAATCATTACCCTTTGCCTCATCCCCCCGGAGAGTTGATGTGGATAATCATTAACGATTTCATCTGCTCTTGGTATTCCAACTAACTTAAGCAATTCAATTGCACGCAGTCTTGCCTCTTTTTTCGCTAGATTTGTATGTAACTTTAAAGCTTCAATTAATTGATTGCCTATTGTAAACAATGGGTTTAATGAAGTCATAGGCTCCTGGAAGATCATCGATATCTGATTCCCTCGGATACCTCGCATTTCTTTTTCACTAAATTTTGTTAGGTCCTTACCTTCAAATAATATTTCACCATGCTCAACCACACCAGGAGGGCTAGGTATTAATCCCATTGTTGACAATGATGTAACACTCTTTCCACTTCCCGACTCTCCAACAATCCCTAAGATTTCGCCTTTATTTAACTCGAAACTTATTCCATCAACTGCTGGGACCAGCTTTTTTTCAGAACGAAAGGATACCTTTAAATCTCTTATTTGAAGTATAGGTTC includes:
- a CDS encoding ABC transporter ATP-binding protein produces the protein MSKEPILQIRDLKVSFRSEKKLVPAVDGISFELNKGEILGIVGESGSGKSVTSLSTMGLIPSPPGVVEHGEILFEGKDLTKFSEKEMRGIRGNQISMIFQEPMTSLNPLFTIGNQLIEALKLHTNLAKKEARLRAIELLKLVGIPRADEIVNDYPHQLSGGMRQRVMIAMAMACNPQVLIADEPTTALDVTIQAQILSLMKDLNERMNTSIIFITHDLGVVAEVCDRVIVMYSGQIVEQGDVKTILKNPKHPYTKGLIKSVPDIRGKKDRLYSIPGNVPRPGSIINGCRFAARCEEMFGQCQEETPQLYKMEKEDHNVRCFLHSGKEEVEKNDRVTSSS